One stretch of Juglans microcarpa x Juglans regia isolate MS1-56 chromosome 3D, Jm3101_v1.0, whole genome shotgun sequence DNA includes these proteins:
- the LOC121254851 gene encoding sodium/proton antiporter 1-like, with protein MASLPGLSHLYPNHHFKKSSLRSSSPPTPLLQTQPLILCFDSSLCKTGGSRSLRNRVLARAEDEARGSTSSSSSFPSQRQRAQPNSENQLEELTPKSGSCDPLCSLDETSSRDFEAAYQPKTDFLKALAIFAATTTGAVAINQSWVAANQDVAMALLFGIGYAGIIFEESLAFNKSGVGLLMAVSLWVVRSIGAPSTEIAVSELTHASAEVSEIVFFLLGAMTIVEIVDAHQGFKLVTDNITTRKPRTLLWVVGFVTFFLSSILDNLTSTIVMVSLLRKLVPPSEFRKLLGAVVVIAANAGGAWTPIGDVTTTMLWIHGQISTLPTMKGLFVPAAVSLAVPLALISLTSEVNGKGQDSPNVLASEQMAPRGQLVFSVGIGALIFVPVFKALTGLPPYMGMLLGLGVLWILTDAIHYGESERQKLKVPQALSRIDTQGALFFLGILLSVSSLEAAGILRELANFLDAHIPNAELIASAIGVVSAIIDNVPLVAATMGMYDLTSYPQDSEFWQLIAYCAGTGGSMLVIGSAAGVAFMGMEKVNFFWYLRKVSGFAFAGYATGIAAYLAVHNLPISLPTTLAEVPFLSGS; from the exons ATGGCCTCCCTCCCGGGTTTGTCTCACCTGTACCCAAACCACCATTTCAAGAAGAGCTCACTTCGCTCTTCATCTCCTCCCACCCCTCTCCTTCAGACGCAACCCTTAATCCTTTGCTTTGACTCGTCTTTGTGTAAAACCGGGGGTTCGAGATCGCTTCGCAATCGTGTTCTTGCTAGAGCTGAAGATGAGGCCAGGGGGTcgacatcatcatcatcttcttttccGTCTCAGCGGCAGCGTGCTCAACCAAACTCTGAGAATCAGCTAGAG GAGCTGACACCAAAATCTGGATCATGTGATCCTTTGTGTTCACTAGATGAAACCAGTTCACGTGATTTTGAAGCCGCTTACCAGCCCAAGACCGATTTTCTTAAAGCTCTTGCCATATTTGCAGCAACTACAACAGGGGCAGTGGCGATTAATCAATCATGGGTTGCTGCCAATCAG GATGTTGCCATGGCACTGTTATTTGGAATCGGGTATGCAGGCATCATTTTTGAAGAATCTCTGGCCTTCAATAAAAGTGGAGTAGGATTACTGATGGCCGTGAGCTTATGGGTCGTGCGAAGCATTGGG GCTCCTTCGACCGAGATTGCTGTTTCAGAGTTAACACATGCATCTGCAGAAGTCAGTGAAATAGTGTTTTTCTTGCTTGGTGCAATGACAATTGTAGAAATAGTTGATGCTCATCAAGGTTTTAAGCTGGTTACTGACAATATAACCACTCGAAAGCCACGGACTCTCCTCTGGGTG GTTGGTTTTGTGACTTTTTTCCTTAGTTCGATCCTAGACAACCTGACATCTACCATTGTCATGGTGTCATTATTGCGGAAACTAGTACCTCCGTCAGAATTCCGcaa GCTTCTAGGAGCTGTTGTAGTGATAGCAGCAAATGCAGGTGGTGCATGGACTCCTATTGGTGATGTTACCACTACTATGCTGTGGATACATGGTCAAATATCCACTCTGCCAACAATGAAG GGATTGTTTGTACCTGCAGCTGTTTCTCTAGCTGTCCCTCTAGCACTCATCTCCCTGACCAG TGAAGTTAATGGCAAGGGACAGGATTCTCCGAATGTGTTGGCATCTGAACAGATGGCTCCTCGAGGACAGCTTGTTTTCTCAGTAGGTATTGGAGCTTTGATTTTTGTTCCAGTGTTCAAGGCCCTAACTGGTTTGCCTCCCTATATGGGTATGCTACTTGGACTTGGAGTTCTTTGGATTCTGACTGATGCTATCCACTATGGTGAATCTGAAAGGCAGAAGTTGAAAGTACCACAAGCTTTATCACGGATTGACACTCAAGGAGCACTTTTCTTCCTTGGAATCCTTTTGTCTGTAAGCAG CCTTGAGGCTGCAGGGATTCTTCGGGAATTGGCAAATTTCCTTGATGCTCATATTCCTAATGCTGAATTGATTGCCAGTGCAATAGGAGTCGTATCAGCAATTATAGACAATGTTCCACTGGTTGCAGCAACAATGGGAATGTATGATCTCACCTCTTATCCCCAAGATTCCGAGTTTTGGCAGTTGATTGCATATTGTGCCGGCACTGGTGGATCCATGCTAGTTATTGGCTCAGCAGCTGGAGTTGCATTCATGGGGATGGAAAAGGTGAACTTCTTTTGGTACCTGCGGAAG GTGAGTGGTTTTGCTTTTGCAGGTTACGCTACTGGGATTGCTGCTTACCTAGCAGTACATAACCTCCCCATCTCCCTACCTACGACTCTAGCGGAGGTTCCTTTCCTCTCTGGTTCATAA
- the LOC121254854 gene encoding probable carbohydrate esterase At4g34215: MEMPRSEPVSPPNKQIFILSGQSNMSGRGGVTKHHLWDGVVPPECHPNPSILRLSADLQWELAGEPLHADIDTKKVCGIGPGMSFANAVRERVEGGAVVGLVPCAVGGTALKEWARGEHLYESMVRRARESVKGGGEIRALLWYQGESDTYNQHDAEAYQGKMEILINNVREDLGLPLLPIIQVAIVSGDGRYIEKVRESQLRINLPKVVCIDAKGLELKGDHLHLTTASQVRLGHMLAEAYLTNFEPSPPASSSSASKP, translated from the exons ATGGAAATGCCCAGATCGGAACCAGTATCCCCACCAAACAAACAGATCTTCATCCTGTCCGGTCAGAGCAACATGTCCGGCCGCGGTGGCGTTACCAAGCACCACCTCTGGGACGGCGTTGTCCCCCCCGAGTGCCATCCCAACCCTTCCATTCTCCGCCTCAGCGCCGATCTCCAATGGGAGTTAGCGGGTGAGCCTCTCCACGCCGACATCGACACCAAGAAGGTCTGCGGGATTGGGCCTGGGATGTCGTTCGCCAACGCTGTGAGGGAGCGCGTCGAGGGTGGTGCTGTGGTGGGGCTGGTCCCATGCGCGGTGGGCGGGACGGCCTTGAAGGAGTGGGCCCGTGGGGAGCACCTGTACGAGAGTATGGTGAGGAGGGCGAGAGAGAGCGTGAAGGGTGGTGGGGAAATCAGAGCCTTGCTATGGTACCAAGGAGAGAGTGACACATATAATCAGCACGATGCCGAGGCATATCAGGGGAAAATGGAGATTCTCATAAACAACGTGCGGGAGGATCTGGGTTTGCCCTTGCTTCCAATAATTCAG GTAGCAATCGTTTCGGGAGATGGGAGATACATCGAGAAAGTTAGAGAATCGCAGCTGAGAATAAATCTGCCAAAGGTTGTATGCATTGACGCCAAGGGATTGGAGCTGAAAGGAGACCACCTGCATCTAACCACGGCGTCACAGGTTAGGTTGGGCCACATGCTGGCTGAGGCATACCTCACCAACTTTGAGCCATCGCCTCCCGCTTCCTCCTCCTCGGCCAGCAAGCCTTGA
- the LOC121254849 gene encoding receptor protein kinase-like protein At4g34220 — protein sequence MNLHLIWWRITFFVLLLLIPSFALNSDGILLLSFKYSILSDPLSVLQSWNYYDETPCAWTGVTCTEIGNPATPDLFRVTSLALPNSQLLGSIVADIGMIQYLRHLDLSGNFFNGSLPNSIFNASELQVISLSNNVISGELPAELIGGLRSLQLLNLSENALAGNIPQNLTALQNLTVVSLRSNYFSGSVPNGFNSVEVLDLSSNLLNGSLPVGFGGESLRYLNLSYNKISGKIPPEFSKRIPKNTTIDLSFNNLTGSIPESLALLDQKNEFFSGNADLCGKPLKNQCSIPSTLSTPPNGTSTSSPAIAAIPETIDSIPVTGSPGAPNGTDQNSAQGGLKSGTIAGIAIGDLAGISLLAMVIFYVYHLRKGNNILKPKNAGTETEKKVEVSIKQDTIHRKPVAWSCLGEEASEATSSDGDHDNELEVAISIHPNGDDHQKGQLVTVDGETKLELETLLKASAYILGASGASIVYKAVLEDGTALAVRRIGESGVERMRDFENQVRAIAKLRHPNLVRVRGFYWGDDEKLVIYDFVSNGSLASASYRKAGSSPSHLPLEVRFKLARGVARGLAYIHEKKHVHGNIKPSNILLNSDMEPIIGDFGLERLVLGSTSHKVSSSARFLGSQRPTPGPTRDGIQHDLTNSTGASPYAPAVGSSVGSSVSSPYQAPESLRNLKPNPKWDVYSFGIVLLELLTGRVLSDGELSQWTTGSVADEKNRVLRMADASIRSEVVEGREDAMLACLKLGFSCASFAPHKRPSMKEALQVLERTPCTSC from the exons ATGAACCTCCATTTGATCTGGTGGAGAATCACTTTCTTTGTTCTCCTTCTACTAATTCCCTCGTTTGCTCTAAACTCAGATGGGATCCTACTGCTTTCCTTCAAATACTCAATCCTAAGCGACCCACTGTCAGTCTTGCAGAGCTGGAACTACTACGACGAAACACCGTGTGCATGGACTGGAGTCACCTGCACCGAAATAGGAAACCCGGCCACGCCGGATTTGTTCAGGGTCACCAGCTTAGCCCTCCCCAACAGCCAGCTTCTGGGTTCGATCGTCGCCGACATCGGCATGATCCAATACCTTCGCCACCTCGATCTCTCCGGAAATTTCTTCAATGGGTCTCTACCCAATTCAATCTTCAATGCCTCTGAGCTTCAGGTGATTTCCCTTTCAAACAATGTTATCTCTGGCGAGCTACCAGCTGAGCTTATAGGTGGGTTAAGAAGCTTACAGTTGCTAAATCTTTCTGAAAATGCCTTGGCCGGGAATATACCTCAAAATCTCACTGCTTTGCAGAACCTGACTGTTGTTTCTTTGAGGAGTAACTACTTTTCTGGCAGTGTTCCAAACGGGTTTAACTCGGTTGAAGTGTTAGATCTGTCTTCGAATCTGCTCAACGGGTCTTTGCCTGTTGGTTTTGGTGGAGAGAGTTTGCGCTACTTGAACCTCTCTTACAATAAGATTTCGGGAAAAATACCACCAGAGTTTTCAAAACGAATACCAAAAAATACTACAATCGATCTCTCATTCAACAACCTAACCGGATCTATTCCGGAGTCTCTAGCTTTGCTCGACCAGAAAAACGAGTTCTTTTCCGGGAATGCGGATCTATGTGGCAAACCCTTGAAGAACCAATGCTCGATTCCTTCCACTTTGTCTACGCCTCCCAATGGCACCTCCACGTCTTCTCCAGCAATTGCGGCCATACCCGAAACCATTGACTCAATCCCAGTAACAGGCTCACCCGGCGCACCAAATGGGACTGATCAGAACTCGGCACAAGGTGGTCTAAAGTCCGGGACCATAGCCGGAATAGCTATCGGAGACTTGGCCGGTATAAGCCTCCTTGCGATGGTTATTTTCTACGTCTACCATCTGAGAAAGGGGAACAATATTCTTAAACCAAAAAATGCCGGAACAGAGACAGAAAAGAAAGTAGAAGTAAGCATCAAACAAGACACAATTCACAGAAAGCCCGTGGCTTGGTCCTGCTTAGGCGAAGAGGcttcagaggcaactagttctgATGGTGACCACGATAACGAACTCGAAGTTGCAATTAGTATCCATCCAAACGGGGACGATCATCAGAAAGGTCAGCTTGTGACGGTAGACGGAGAGACAAAGCTGGAGCTGGAGACTTTGCTGAAGGCGTCGGCGTATATACTTGGAGCCAGCGGGGCGAGCATTGTGTACAAAGCAGTGCTCGAGGATGGGACTGCGCTGGCAGTGAGGAGGATAGGAGAGAGCGGGGTTGAGAGGATGAGGGACTTTGAGAACCAGGTCAGGGCCATAGCTAAGCTGCGCCACCCCAACTTGGTTCGCGTTCGTGGGTTCTACTGGGGAGACGATGAGAAGCTCGTTATCTACGACTTTGTCTCCAATGGCAGCCTTGCTAGCGCCAGTTACA GAAAAGCAGGCTCATCACCAAGTCATCTACCTCTTGAGGTCCGGTTCAAGTTAGCAAGAGGAGTGGCCCGAGGACTGGCCTACATCCACGAGAAGAAACACGTACATGGCAACATTAAACCCAGCAACATACTCTTAAACTCTGACATGGAGCCTATCATCGGCGACTTTGGTCTGGAACGCCTCGTCTTGGGCAGCACCAGCCACAAAGTGAGCAGCTCGGCCCGGTTTTTGGGAAGCCAAAGACCCACACCAGGACCCACGCGCGACGGCATACAACACGACCTCACAAATAGTACTGGTGCCAGTCCCTACGCACCGGCTGTAGGCTCGTCGGTGGGAAGTAGTGTATCGTCGCCCTATCAAGCGCCCGAGTCCCTGAGGAACCTGAAGCCCAACCCCAAGTGGGACGTGTACTCGTTTGGGATAGTTTTGCTTGAACTTCTAACGGGGAGAGTACTTTCAGACGGGGAACTGAGTCAATGGACCACCGGCTCAGTGGCAGATGAGAAAAACCGGGTTTTGAGAATGGCTGATGCGTCAATCAGAAGTGAAGTAGTGGAAGGCAGGGAGGATGCCATGCTGGCATGCTTGAAATTAGGATTTAGCTGTGCCTCTTTTGCTCCACATAAGAGACCCTCCATGAAAGAAGCTCTCCAAGTCCTGGAGAGGACCCCATGCACTTCATGCTAA
- the LOC121254850 gene encoding D-3-phosphoglycerate dehydrogenase 1, chloroplastic-like, whose amino-acid sequence MATSAPRTLRSPFLMTPSLNSRLPLPSAFSLALRTSRRAVKPLVVVVSAAALDAKPTVLVAEKLGEAGIELLKEFANVDCAYNLSPEELCTKISLCDALIVRSGTKVSREVFESSAGRLKVVGRAGVGIDNVDLSAATEHGCLVVNAPTANTIAAAEHGIALLTAMARNVAQADASIKSGKWQRNKYVGVSLVGKTLAVMGFGKVGSEVARRAKGLGMHVIAHDPYAPADRARAIGVDLVSFDEAIATADFISLHMPLTPATSKILNDGTFAKMKKGVRIVNVARGGVIDEEALVRALDAGIVAQAALDVFTQEPPPKDSKLVQHERVIATPHLGASTMEAQEGVAIEIAEAVVGALKGELAATAVNAPMVPAEVLTELKPYVELAEKLGRLAVQLVAGGSGMKTVKVTYASARAPDDLDTRLLRAMITKGLIEPISSVFVNLVNADFTAKQRGLRITEERICLDGSPESPLDFIQVQVANVESRFASAISDAGEIKVEGRVKDGIPHLTKVGSFEVDVTLEGSIILCRQVDQPGMIGKVGSILGEENVNVSFMSVGRIAPRKQAVMAIGVDDQPSKEALKKIGDVPAIEEFVFLKL is encoded by the exons ATGGCTACGTCCGCACCCCGAACCCTCCGGAGCCCATTTCTCATGACGCCGTCTCTTAATTCTAGGCTACCGCTTCCCTCCGCGTTTTCCCTTGCGCTCCGTACGAGCCGCCGAGCAGTCAAGCCACTAGTCGTGGTGGTATCTGCGGCGGCTCTGGATGCCAAGCCAACCGTGCTTGTGGCGGAGAAGCTGGGTGAGGCTGGGATTGAGTTGCTAAAGGAGTTTGCCAACGTGGATTGCGCCTATAACCTGAGCCCCGAAGAACTGTGCACCAAGATCTCGCTATGCGACGCGCTGATCGTGAGGAGCGGGACCAAGGTCAGCCGCGAGGTGTTCGAGTCCTCGGCCGGGCGGCTCAAGGTCGTCGGGAGGGCCGGCGTGGGCATCGACAATGTGGATCTGTCTGCGGCGACCGAGCACGGATGCTTGGTCGTCAACGCGCCCACCGCCAACACCATCGCCGCCGCCGAGCATGGTATCGCTCTCTTGACCGCCATGGCCAGGAACGTTGCTCAAGCCGATGCTTCTATTAAATCTG GAAAGTGGCAGCGGAATAAATATGTTGGAGTCTCACTCGTTGGAAAAACGCTTGCAGTGATGGGGTTTGGAAAGGTAGGATCAGAAGTTGCACGGCGTGCAAAGGGGCTTGGTATGCATGTGATCGCACATGACCCATATGCCCCAGCAGACCGTGCCCGTGCAATAGGTGTGGACCTTGTGAGCTTTGATGAAGCCATAGCAACTGCAGATTTCATTTCTTTGCACATGCCTCTTACTCCTGCTACATCAAAGATTCTCAATGATGGAACTTTTGCAAAGATGAAGAAAGGAGTTCGGATTGTCAATGTTGCTCGTGGGGGAGTTATTGATGAAGAAGCTCTAGTGAGGGCACTAGATGCTGGAATTGTTGCTCAG GCGGCACTTGATGTTTTCACACAGGAGCCACCACCAAAAGACAGCAAATTGGTTCAGCATGAGAGAGTCATTGCGACTCCTCATCTTGGTGCCAGTACAATGGAAGCTCAG GAAGGGGTGGCCATTGAAATAGCCGAAGCTGTTGTGGGAGCCCTCAAAGGTGAGCTTGCTGCTACTGCAGTCAATGCGCCAATGGTTCCTGCTGAG GTGTTAACAGAGCTGAAACCATATGTTGAACTTGCCGAGAAACTTGGTAGGCTTGCTGTCCAATTGGTAGCTGGTGGAAGTGGTATGAAGACTGTTAAAGTGACATATGCTTCTGCTAGGGCTCCTGATGATCTTGACACGAGGCTTCTTCGTGCCATGATTACAAAGGGTCTCATTGAGCCCATATCCAGTGTCTTTGTGAATTTGGTTAATGCCGATTTCACTGCTAAGCAGAGAGGTCTGAGGATAACTGAAGAGAGAATTTGTCTAGATGGTTCGCCTGAGAGTCCACTCGATTTCATTCAAGTCCAGGTTGCCAATGTGGAATCCAGGTTTGCCAGTGCCATATCTGACGCTGGGGAGATTAAGGTTGAGGGACGGGTAAAGGATGGTATTCCTCATCTGACAAAGGTAGGATCTTTCGAAGTTGATGTCACCTTAGAAGGTAGTATTATACTCTGCAGGCAGGTTGATCAGCCAGGTATGATTGGAAAGGTTGGGAGCATTCTGGGTGAAGAGAATGTGAATGTCAGCTTTATGAGTGTCGGAAGGATTGCCCCCAGAAAGCAAGCTGTGATGGCAATTGGGGTGGATGATCAACCTAGCAAAGAAGCTTTGAAGAAAATTGGTGATGTTCCGGCCATTGAAGAGTTTGTTTTTCTCAAGTTGTAG